ggtggtttaaacaacagaaatttatttctcacagttctggaggctaggatgTTCAAGATCAAGGTCCAACATGGTTTGAGTtttggtgaggactctcttcctggcttgctgatggccaccttctcattgTGTCtttatatggagatatatatgtacatatggagagagacagagagagagagagagggaatgacctctggtatctcttcctcttcttataaggacaccaatcctattagattagggccctacccttttgacctcatttaaccttaactacTTACtcaagaccctgtctccaaatacaatcacgtaaggggttagggtttcaacatatgaattttggaggaaccCAATTCAGTCCATAGTAACTTCTGTAACACTAgtctttcctgttttttgttcCTCCCTCAGCTTATTGCTCTACCTCTGGTTCCTTTGTTGGCTTCTCATCCTATAACTGACTCTAAATGTTGGCATTCCTCCATACTCTTTATGGACCCTCTTCTCTTGCTACATTCTCTCCCTAGCAATGTTCATCAGTTCTCGTGGATTCAAATACCATCCAATGTTGatgattttcaaatttgtatttccAGGTTTTCATATCCAGCTGTCCACTTGAAATTTCCACTTTGATATCTCGTAGTAATATCAAACAACATGTTGAAAAGTGAaactattgttttttttctacCAGACTTGCTTCCCATCCACAATCTTCCCCATTCCAGTTAATAGCATCAGCATCCATCCACAATTTTTCTAGCCAGATACTTATGAATTCCTTGATTCCTTGCTCTGAAATCTTGATTTGCTTTCCTTTTGCCTTACTCTTCCCTGAAACAGATACACCAGCCAATCATGCCAATTGTAGTGCCAACATATATCTGGAATCCACCTCTGACTTCTATTGACACTATCTTAGTCAAGCCACACATGAGTCACTACAAAAGAATCCCAACTGGTCTCTCTGGTTCCATTCTTGCCTCATCTAATTCATTCTTCACTcagcaaagtgatttttaaaaatgttaaataaatcatgTTATTTTATTACATAGATCTATTCGAAAACTTTCTATTACACTTTGGATAAAATTCAGTCAGGTATCATGACCTGTTAAGGCCCTGCATGATTGGACCTCTTTATATTTCAACACCCTCATCTTCTGCCATTCTCCACATCATGTACTCTTCTTCAGGCACACTGgtctttttctcactttcttaaaCAAGGCAGTCCCTTTTCTATTTCAAGGTCATTATGTATGCTGTTCTTTCCATTTATAGTGCTCCTCACTGACTTTTCTCAAGGCAAACTCCCTAGATCTCAGCATGAGGGTCTCTTCCTCAGGAGATCTTTTctcaccttgttttttttttcacttttataaacaGCATTTATTGTACAGAGTActctgaaggaagaaaaatatgtacagccatttgttttcattaataCATTTCTATTCTGTCCCGCAATACTGTAAAGTTGGAATGTGGCACAAAAATAACCCCTGGAgttacaaattagaaaacaacactttaaaaaagatttttacttttctggtagaaatataaaaactgtGGTTTATAgggaagaaattaaacaaaataaagtccaaTCAATTGTTGAGGTGGCTTTAATACTTAAAGTTTTGTCCCTTAAACCCACTTGTCAACAGCAGTAAGTgttaaaatctaaatataaataaatgggcaGCTCTGCCCGAATAGCAGCCCAGTTCGAGCAACTTACAGTAACGCTTCGGTGTTCTCTGTGCAGAAATAATACCCCTTCCTGACATCCTTATGAGGTACACATGCAGGAGAGCTTCACTTCATGCTTCAACCTACAACCGAACATCCATCCTCTCATCACGTGGGGCCGTCCACAACACCACTAAATGTACCAAAACTgatgcgttaaaaaaaaaaaaacagcagaaactaacacactattgtaaagcaattatactccaataaagatgttaaaaaaattaaaaaaacaagtggaTGGGGGAGGCAGGAATAGATGACAGCCATTACGTTGTCTTCCTGAAACCCTTTAGAATAGGGTAGATGTTCTCAAAGGCTTCGTAAATTTCTGCTCTGACTTTAGCACCTGTTAATATAACTtttccagaaacaaaaataaggagAACAATTCTCGGTTTGGTCATTCTGTAGATTAAACCAGGAAACAACTCTGGCTCATAACTACTGAACTGTTGGTGGGTAAGCGCAAAGCCTTCTAACCTTATAGGGAACTTCACATCACAGCTCCCCCCCCCCATGTTCTGAATCTTGAAGTCCAAGTACTTAGCTGGAACACCCAACTTCTGTACAACCCTGGCATATTTTCTTGCTGCTAGTCTGGACTGTTCTTCACTCTTGGCTCCTGTGCACACCATCTTCCCAGAACTGAATATCAGTGCAGTGGTCCGGGGCTCTCTTATTCTCATAATTACAGCAGCAAACCGCTTGGGATTATATTCAGCATTCCCTGCACGAAGTGCAATGGTCTTTAGGTCAAGTTTACAACCAAGATTCACTGTGGATACAATATTTTGCAGCTGCGGCACAatcccagagctctctgaggcTGGCGTGGCAGGGGTAATAGGGGTCATGGGGGAGGGATACAGGGCAGTGGTGCCCGGCAAGGGTGCGGTTGTTAAGAGTCTGTGAGTGGAAAAGCTGTGGTGTCTGGCCCGAGGCCCCCTGGGTTGCCTACTGGGACGTCGACTGCTGAACGGCTGCCATTgccgcctgctgctgctgctgtctttGCTGCTCTTCCAATATAGACAGACTGTTGGTGTTCTGAATAGGCTGTGGAGTCAGTCCTGTGCCATAAGGCATCATCAGACTAAAGATAGGGATTCCAGGAGTCATGGCACCCTGAGGGAAGGCCAGGCCCTGGGCATAAGGTGGGAGGTTGTTGTTCTGATCCATGAGgttcattttcttcttggcaAATCAAAACCCTTTGGACTGTAAATCGTCTCAGCTTTCAGTCTTTTCCTAGAGCATCCCCAGTACACTCTTCTTAGTGACTTCCTTAACTCTCTGGGTTATCTTCATGCACACCAAGAAACAGTGTTGCTTATCCTCAGAAAAGAGAGTTGTTTGTAGCATCTCCTCATTTTTTGGtcaaatttgatatttttttttaatataatcactGGAGTCACTACAGAGATAACTCTCACCTTCTTATCAGGAATAATTTCCTCTATCTTTGCCTCCTATAACTCTATCTCAACTccttgattgtttcttttgttaacATTTACAATTTACAATACTTCTATTCAtgtattttgctttgtttaatgTCAGTATCCCCCATTAGACTGCAagctccatttttgtttgtcttgttcactgctgatTTGTCATGTCCTAGCCTGGAATAAAATGAACTCTCCATAGATAATACTTgttgaacaaaaaaatttaaaataacaagcaTGAGGGCTTCCTTTCATAGATTTTGGCAGTCTAGCCTAATGGACACAGGAACCTCTGATATCAAATTCAGCCTTCCGAGCAATGAGTAGTCCTTCCCAGACCCACTTCACCTATAAGGAGATTCAACATGGGTCTGTTTAGCCAAGGTCCTTTAAGGTCTGTGGAAGAAGGTTCTGAGCCTGGAGTCTATGAATAGGATTGGTGGTTTATGAAACCTCTGAAATTGTATATAGTAATTTGTGAATATGTTAATCTGTGTATTTTTTCTAGGGAAAAATTCTACAACTTTGGTCAGATTCTTAAAGGAGTTCATGACCCAGAAAAGGTTAAGAATCACTCACCGAAGGGTCTTTTCCTGGGATAACTGCCAGCCAGAAGTCCCGAACTGctctaattaaaatgtaattggaGAATGTAGCTGAAGCCACTATTTCCTTTGAGCTTTTCCTGGAGCTGTGATCTGACCTGCTTGAGCCTTCCCTGGATTTGGGGTACATTTTTGGCATTATATAATGTGCCTTAAACCTTATCTAGTCATGCTCTGCCCCCTGTGACCCACATTGACCTGGTTGCTGTTTCCTGCCTAATCTTAGATTCTGACCAGACCTGTGCCAGTGTCACAGCCATGCTGACATAACCAGCACATCCTTTTGTCTGACTCAGTTCTGTCAGGGATCTTCACTGGTCCCAGACTGATGGATCAGAATTATCATGTCattgacaaagaaaataaagtaggagTGGAGGGAAAACTGATTCAAGAACTCAAGATCAGAAAGCAAATCTGATCATATGAGTCACATTGGGGCTTGTCTGATCATTTGAGTCACTCTGGGGCGTTGTGAAATGCAGATAAAACAGATTCTATCCACCCTGACCTACTAAATCACAATCTTGAGGGGAGTGGTGGCCTGGAAATCTGTATCTTAACAAACTCCCACTGTGGGGTGAGTGTTACGATCAGGTAATTTTGGGAAACTTTATGTCTAAATTGCAATTCATCAGTTCATCTTGACACTTGACTCTGACAATCACAATTTATGACATTTTAATGATTGGAAATGTTCATATTTCACAAAATTAATTAGGTAGAGAATTTTGAACACTGTATGAAGGCAAAGTTGTGGATTTAGTCTTAATCATTCCATTTACTCTAATTTATGTTCAAGCTGAAATATtacatcttctcagtctgtgtcAAATTGCTCTGTAGCTGATTTTCATCAGGGTTCTTTTTAGTATGACATTGGTTTCCCCCAAATCTGAGGACCTTTAGGTTGTGGTTTGCCCAGTTTATGCTCAGGAACTTCTTCATGAAGAATTTAAACGTTCCTTTATTTAGCTTGTCTTTCACCACTATTAAGTCATCTTTGTATAAAgataacttttataaaaattgagcCTCATAACTCGTActttccaaatgaggaaatggaCACTCAGAGAAGCTATTTGATTCACACAAGATCACAGAGCTGTTTAGTAGCAGGGTCAAAGCATAAAGCTGTTCAACTATTCTGTGTTGATTGAGCACTTACTTTATCCAAGTCAATGAACTCACTGATGGGGATACAAAGATACAAAAGACTTGGTCCCTGCCCTGAAGCCCAGGTCTTCAGATTCTAAAATGAGTCAGGTATCCTGAAGATGCTGGGCCACTGCTAATATCACTTGAACTTCATTAGAGaaaattgcttttaattttgaCCCTTGTATTTATCAAAACAATTTTTGGGACTGTGGCAGGAGAAAGAGAGGTTATACACTATTATCCTAGACACATGTTTTTTTTGGTCTGTACAGCacttacattttcttaaattatcagTTAAAATTGGTAGAGTTCACATTTAATATCTAGATTTCtggattctctttaaaaaaacccaaaaatctgGCCTTACTGGACCAATGTTCCCTTGTGGCAGTAATTCTCTGGAGGTGAGGGACTGCTGCCAAATATTTATGGGCTGGTGCTAGCAGTTCACATAGCTCCTAACCAATACGTTGCACACACTCCTATTGCCTACCCAACCCCTGGAGCATTTAAGTTTGCTAACCCTGTCCACTAACTTCTGGGGCTACCAATTGTTGTCTGAACTGTTCCTGACAGCAGATGGCAGAAATAAGCTGTGTAATTTCCATTTCCCCTACAAGTAGAAAAGATGTACTGTAGCAACAATCGACTTcagaagcttttcttttttcctctaaaaacaaaacaaaacaaaacaaacaaacaaaaaacaacctatggTCACTAGATTTTAGCTGAGCCATATTTTGACAAAGTAAGTGGTGAGAAAGGGATTTGGTGCCAATTGTGGCAACAATTGACTTcagaggcttttcttttttcttcttaaaaaagaaCCCTAAGgtcataaatgtaagaccagatactataaagctcttagaggaagacataggcagaacacacctTGACATAAaatgcagcaatatcttttttgatctgtctcctagagtaatggaaataaaaacaaaaataaacaaatgggacctaatgaaactcaaaagcttttgcacagcaaaggaaaccataaacaaaatgaaaagacaacccacagaatggaagaaaacatttgcaaacgatGCTACCGACAAGGGaataatctccaagatttactaacagctcatgaagctcaatatcaaaaaaacaaacagcccaatcaaaaaatgggcagaagacctaagtagacatttctctaaagaagagatacagacggccaacaggcacatgaaaagatgctcaacatcattaattattagagaaatgcaaattaaaactacaatgaggtatcacctcacgccagtcagaatggccataatcaaaaagtctgcagggcttccctggtggcgcagtggttgagagtccgcctgccgatgcagggaacacgNNNNNNNNNNNagcctgcgcgtccggagcctgtgctccgcaacgggagaggccacaacagtgagaggcccgcgtaccgcgaaaaaaaaaaaaaaaagtctgcaaacaataaatgctagagtggagaaaagggaaccctcctacactgttgatgggaatgtaaattggtatagcccctatggagaacagtatgaaacttccttaagaaattaaaaacagagctaccatatgatccagcaatcccactcctgggcataaatcctgaggaaaacatggttcaaaaggatacatgcatccccatgttcattgcagtgctgtttacagtagccaagacatggaagcaacctaaatgcccatcaacagatgaatggataaagatgatgtggtatatatatatatatatatatatatatatatatatatatacacatacatacatatacacacactggaatattattcagccataaaaaataatgaaatagtgccatttccagcaacatggatggacctggagattatcatactaagtgaagtaagttagacagagaaagacaagtatcatatgatatcacttatatgcagaatctaaaaaaaaatgatacaggtgaacttatttacaaaacagaaagagactcacagacttagagaatgaacttatggttactgggggggcagagggtggggggaaggatagaatgggagtttggggttgacatgtacacagtgctatatttaaaatagataaccaacaaggaccagctgtatagtacagggaactctgctcaataccgTGTAACaacctaaattggaaaagaatttggaaaagactagatacatgtatatgtataactgaatcactttgttgtacagctaAAACtaacaacattattaatcaattatactccaatatgaaattaatatttttaaaaatgaaattaaaattaaaaaaagaaaaaggggaaaaaaaccctaaggTCATTATATTTTAGTTGAGCCATATTTTGACAAAGTAAGTGGTGAGAGAGGGATTTAGTACCAGTAGTGAGAAGTAGCCCATTGTGTGCAGCAAGAATTTAGAAAGCATGAATGGAATAGCTAGTTACCAGCAAAATAATCCTGAAACTGAGAGGTAGGGCAAGGTGGCTTGCAGCCACTTGTTGGGAACCTCTTCtccacactatatacaaaaatggGCTCAAAATAagtcatagacctaaatgtaagagctaaaactttaaaactattaaaagaaaatacaagagtaAATCTTTTCTGactttggattaggcaatggtctcttagacatgacaccaaaaatgcaagcagcaaaagaaaaagtagttaaATGGGACTTCATCgaacatcaaaatttaaaacttttgtgcttcaaattatatcatcaagaaaatggaaagacaacatgcaaaatgggagaaaatttttgcaaatcatatgtctcgTAAGGAACTTGTATATAAAGGACTCTTACAActgaacaataaaaaacaaatgacctaatttaaaaaaaaagtcaaaggatatgaatagacgtttctctaaggaagatatacaaatagaaaataagcatataaaaagacattcaaccttattagtcatcagggaaatgcaaatcaaaaccacaatgagataccatcttaCTCTGCACAGGATAgcttaaaaaaaacagacaataacaagtgctgacaGGGATGTGGATAAATTAGAAACCTCAAGCATTGCTGATGGGATTGTAAATGGttcagctactttggaaaacagtttgggtATTCCTCAAAATGTGACCTAGCAATGCCATTCCTAGATATAtagccaagagaaaagaaaacatatgttcacacaaaaacttgtacacaaatattcatagcagtgttattaacaatagtcaaaaggtgggacaacccaaatgcccattaattggtgagtggataaacaaaatgtagaatATCCATacatggaataatattcagttacaaaaaggaatgaagtaccaaACATGTTATtatatggataaaccttgaaaaattatgctaaataaaagaagacagacacaaaatgtattctatttatttgaaatgtccagaataggtaaatatgtagaaacagaaagtaagttaatggttgccagggcctACAAGGAAGGGAGATCAGGAGTGACTGCTAAAgtgtacagggtttctttttggggtgatgaaaatattttgaaattagataGTAGTGGTGGTTTAACAACTCAAAGGATATACTGTAAACAACAGAATTATATACTTTCAAAGgttgaattttatagtatgtgaattatgtctcaataaattgTTACTGTTTAAAAGGGCACATTAGCTATTAGTCTCCTGCAGTGCTTTAGGATCAACTGTAAGAAAAtcacttttttaatatttaagggaTATGGTTTAGTGTGAGCAATTTATGGGTGATGGAATGTGAGTTAAAGCAGCTATGGCTGTGGCCCAGACCCCCTTCTCTGTCTTCTGGAGGGCAGTAAGCTAGGGGAGAGGACAACTGGCAGCAAGGAGAAATGGGAAAGTTGGAGAGAAGGAGTCCAAAGTGAGAAGGCTACCCTGGGGTTGAAACTACCTTACTCTCAATGGATGAAAAAGATGAGGTCATAGAGCTTCCATCTGTCTTTGTGAGACATCAGAGATCATCCTGATAATAGTGTCCTTCCAACAAAAATAGAGCATGAACAAAGTACATTTCTCAGCAAGGCCAAAGATAGGCAGGTCTTGTTGTTAGGGATTGCCTGACCAGAATTTTCTCATTTCACCCTAAATCTACTGAGTTCCACTGagttcacacaaacacacacacacacacacacacacacacacgcatgcgtgCACgcaaagatgatgtggtatatatatatatatatatatatatatatatatatatatacacatacatacatatacacacactggaatattattcagccataaaaaataatgaaatagtgccatttccagcaacatggatggacctggagattatcatactaagtgaagtaagttagacagagaaagacaagtatcatatgatatcacttatatgcagaatctaaaaaaaaatgatacaggtgaacttatttacaaaacagaaagagactcacagacttagagaatgaacttatggttactgggggggcagagggtggggggaaggatagaatgggagtttggggttgacatgtacacagtgctatatttaaaatagataaccaacaaggaccagctgtatagtacagggaactctgctcaataccgTGTAACaacctaaattggaaaagaatttggaaaagactagatacatgtatatgtataactgaatcactttgttgtacagctaAAACtaacaacattattaatcaattatactccaatatgaaattaatatttttaaaaatgaaattaaaattaaaaaaagaaaaaggggaaaaaaaccctaaggTCATTATATTTTAGTTGAGCCATATTTTGACAAAGTAAGTGGTGAGAGAGGGATTTAGTACCAGTAGTGAGAAGTAGCCCATTGTGTGCAGCAAGAATTTAGAAAGCATGAATGGAATAGCTAGTTACCAGCAAAATAATCCTGAAACTGAGAGGTAGGGCAAGGTGGCTTGCAGCCACTTGTTGGGAACCTCTTCtccacactatatacaaaaatggGCTCAAAATAagtcatagacctaaatgtaagagctaaaactttaaaactattaaaagaaaatacaagagtaAATCTTTTCTGactttggattaggcaatggtctcttagacatgacaccaaaaatgcaagcagcaaaagaaaaagtagttaaATGGGACTTCATCgaacatcaaaatttaaaacttttgtgcttcaaattatatcatcaagaaaatggaaagacaacatgcaaaatgggagaaaatttttgcaaatcatatgtctcgTAAGGAACTTGTATATAAAGGACTCTTACAActgaacaataaaaaacaaatgacctaatttaaaaaaaaagtcaaaggatatgaatagacgtttctctaaggaagatatacaaatagaaaataagcatataaaaagacattcaaccttattagtcatcagggaaatgcaaatcaaaaccacaatgagataccatcttaCTCTGCACAGGATAgcttaaaaaaaacagacaataacaagtgctgacaGGGATGTGGATAAATTAGAAACCTCAAGCATTGCTGATGGGATTGTAAATGGttcagctactttggaaaacagtttgggtATTCCTCAAAATGTGACCTAGCAATGCCATTCCTAGATATAtagccaagagaaaagaaaacatatgttcacacaaaaacttgtacacaaatattcatagcagtgttattaacaatagtcaaaaggtgggacaacccaaatgcccattaattggtgagtggataaacaaaatgtagaatATCCATacatggaataatattcagttacaaaaaggaatgaagtaccaaACATGTTATtatatggataaaccttgaaaaattatgctaaataaaagaagacagacacaaaatgtattctatttatttgaaatgtccagaataggtaaatatgtagaaacagaaagtaagttaatggttgccagggcctACAAGGAAGGGAGATCAGGAGTGACTGCTAAAgtgtacagggtttctttttggggtgatgaaaatattttgaaattagataGTAGTGGTGGTTTAACAACTCAAAGGATATACTGTAAACAACAGAATTATATACTTTCAAAGgttgaattttatagtatgtgaattatgtctcaataaattgTTACTGTTTAAAAGGGCACATTAGCTATTAGTCTCCTGCAGTGCTTTAGGATCAACTGTAAGAAAAtcacttttttaatatttaagggaTATGGTTTAGTGTGAGCAATTTATGGGTGATGGAATGTGAGTTAAAGCAGCTATGGCTGTGGCCCAGACCCCCTTCTCTGTCTTCTGGAGGGCAGTAAGCTAGGGGAGAGGACAACTGGCAGCAAGGAGAAATGGGAAAGTTGGAGAGAAGGAGTCCAAAGTGAGAAGGCTACCCTGGGGTTGAAACTACCTTACTCTCAATGGATGAAAAAGATGAGGTCATAGAGCTTCCATCTGTCTTTGTGAGACATCAGAGATCATCCTGATAATAGTGTCCTTCCAACAAAAATAGAGCATGAACAAAGTACATTTCTCAGCAAGGCCAAAGATAGGCAGGTCTTGTTGTTAGGGATTGCCTGACCAGAATTTTCTCATTTCACCCTAAATCTACTGAGTTCCACTGagttcacacaaacacacacacacacacacacacacacacacacgcatgcgtgcacgcacacacacacacacagagcgagagcgagagcgagagagagagacagaacccAACATTTTATGATGACCAAATTAATTATTTTGCTGGAGAAAATGATGGCATGGCTCTCAGCAGTCTCCAGCAAAGCTAAGCCTAAAGCATCAAGATTCTTAGTCACCCAGACTGCAAACCCTGTTGTTAAGCTGGCCCTTTTCCCCCTCTTGGGCTCTCATTCATATCTATTTAGTCATCATGGTCTATTGATTTATGTTTCTCATCTAATATACCTCACATCTGTCCCTCTGTTTTCAATCCTCTTACCACTCTATCAGACCAGATGCTCATCAACTCATGCCGGAAAAACAACTGAACTAACTaatggggagaaaataaaagtgtCTGTTTAGGAGCTAACTAACTACAAATTTCCTCTTAGGGGAAGAGATCTGTGTTTGTTTTAGCAAATGCTTTGATGGATCATTTTGATTGCTCAAAGATTACCCTTGGGGCATGGTTGGAATAAACCTGGAGCTAAACATCTCTGCTTGAGAAAGTAGCAGTAATGCCAGAGTTTGGGTATTTGTGATCTGAGGAAAACTAGGGAAAAGATTGAAAGATGGAGAAGGAGAATTGAGCAGCATTGAGAAAACACAAGCTGTATTAGAATGGCTAAGGAACTTTCAATGTGagagatatttaatatttaattttaagttgtTTGCTGTTGTACTGTAAATACTTGGTCCTTCAGTAAAATCTGTGAGCTCACAGCTATTGGTAGTATATGGGAaagtgaagaaatcaaggagTGAGCAGGGAGGCAACACAGTACAGAAAAGGAACCGTATATCCAGGAGGCATGAGAAGAGAATGAGAACATAGTAGAAGTAGAAACTCACAGACATTGGTGACCAGAATTAATATAAGCATCAAACCTTCCCCAGAATCTCCTAAATCGTAAAGGGCACAATTGCCCCAGCAAGCCAGCAGGCTTAGGGCCTTGCAGGGTCTGAATCTTTATCACACTACCCCTGATTGTTGGTTACTTACTGCTCTTCCAGTTTCACTCTTCATCCCTCCTCACTTTCCCCATGTTTTGTGTCCAAGGAGGAAATCGACCTATATTGACATCATTAATGGGCTTCCTTATATAATGGCTTTCTGTTGGGTTCCACCATTGAGAAGCCCTGGTAGGAGATCTGAGGAGAGTGAGGTCAGGGTATTTATTCACTCAACTCATTCCCTGTAGGGTCACAGTGGGATGGCTAAGCACAGTACCTGATAGATGACCCTCtcaacatctctctctctcatcaacTAACTTCTCacacttctccctctctttcctcctccactcCTCCAGTTCTAGGAGGGGTAATAACCCTACTGTTATTTGTCCTTGGGTACTTTACCATTCCTTGAGATTtccctacaccctactcacaacTTTGTTAAGAGTCCCTCCCTTTTTTTTGCTGgcaccctgactaatacactcaTTAGGCCTTTACATCCATTATCTTAGTTAATTCtcaccacaactctatgaggtagatattactATTAACCTTATTTTACAGGTGTGAAAATATGAGGCaaggagaggttaagtaacttctctGAGGACCTTCTGACTCTGGGGCTTCAGCTTCtatacatgttatttttttttcccactccaaTAATATCCCTGCATCCAGGCTCTAAGCCATCTGATACACTATGGCCAGATTATTCCTCCTAAAACATTCATGTAAGGCCCTCTAAGATCTGGCTCCTATCTACCTTTTATCTCCCCTATACTTTCCCTCTGTACAAGCCTTCCAATCCAGTTAAACTGGACTCTTCAGTTTTCCCCAAGCATATGATATTAGTCCTACTTTATCATT
This window of the Physeter macrocephalus isolate SW-GA chromosome 21, ASM283717v5, whole genome shotgun sequence genome carries:
- the LOC102992455 gene encoding LOW QUALITY PROTEIN: TATA-box-binding protein-like (The sequence of the model RefSeq protein was modified relative to this genomic sequence to represent the inferred CDS: deleted 1 base in 1 codon; substituted 1 base at 1 genomic stop codon) yields the protein MDQNNNLPPYAQGLAFPQGAMTPGIPIFSLMMPYGTGLTPQPIQNTNSLSILEEQQRQQQQQAAMAAVQQSTSQXATQGASGQTPQLFHSQTLTTAPLPGTTALYPSPMTPITPATPASESSGIVPQLQNIVSTVNLGCKLDLKTIALRAGNAEYNPKRFAAVIMRIREPRTTALIFSSGKMVCTGAKSEEQSRLAARKYARVVQKLGVPAKYLDFKIQNMGGGSCDVKFPIRLEGFALTHQQFSSYEPELFPGLIYRMTKPRIVLLIFVSGKVILTGAKVRAEIYEAFENIYPILKGFRKTT